The DNA sequence ATCGTTAATTGTAATAAAATCTCCTGTCGCTTTTAACAATGCATAATTTCGAGCAACGTATGGTCCCCCATTTTTAGTGAGTTTAATTAACGAAACTCGGTTATCCTCTTTAACAAAATCCTCAACAATAGCAATGGTGTTATCTGTACTACAATCATCTACAACTATTATCTCGAGATTACCCCATGTTTGATTCAATAGGGAACGTATTGATGTATGAATAACAGTTTCAGCATTGTATACCGGAATAATAATTGTTACTTTGACTTTATCCATACTAGTAGTATTGCCTATAGAAAAAAGACGGTCATAAGCTAACACGTCGTCTTGTTTTTGCATTGATATCGGACTTAAATTCCTATAGATAAAAGCCTTGTTTATCCAATGTACTCTATCTTCTTCTGTTGCTTCAAGATTTGCGTACGCTAAATACAAATCGGGGTGTTGTTGATTTTCAAGAGTTTGCGAAATTACTTTCTTTGCTTCTTTTACATCACCAATTAGGTCGTAACACTCTGCCAGTAAAATCGAACTTTCACGATAGCGAGCTTTGTCAATTCCTAATTTTCTTAAGTCCTGTAAGAACTTAATACACTTATTAGCATCTTCAACCGTTTGTCGATTAGCATGCCATACGGCAAGTTCCCAAGACGCTATTTTTTTCATAGCATGATCTTCTGTATCAATAAGCATATGTTTAAGCTCTTCGTAGGCTCTTTTTTCAAACCCAAGGTTGTAGAGGCGATACTTCACCTTTTTAATTTGACGGAGATATGTTTGAACCTTACCACTTTTAAAGATATTTTTTATAAAAGCCTTTTGATTATCCGTTAATATATTCTTAACGTAGTGCTTTTGCTTTGAAGTCAACAATGTATCAAAAAGCCATTGTATGAAATTAGAAACCATTCGAACTGTCTTTTTTAGCATAATGTTTACAACACCTAACATTATTTTTAGTTTTTATTTTTTTTCCTCTTAACTTCTTCTCTATATAATTGAACGGCTTCTTTAGAGTTCCCATCAAACCTAACTTTGCCCCGTTCCATCCAAATTGCTCTCGTACAAACCTTCTCTACAAATCCCATACTATGAGAAACGATAATTACTGCTTTTGCCTGTTCCATCATTTCCTGAATTTTTTCACTTGCCTTTTGCTTAAAAGCCATATCGCCAGTTGATAATGCTTCGTCTATAATAAAAATATCTGGCTTTAACGTTGCAGCAATACTAAAGCCTAATCTAGCCTTCATTCCGCTTGAATATTCTTTTACTGGTTTATTTATAAAATCCCCCAACTCAGAAAATTCTACAATATTAGCGTAATTATTGTTTACGTCTTTTTTCGGAATCCCCAGTAGCATTCCATTTAAATAAATATTGTCAGCACCTGTTAATTGTGCATTAAAACCAGTGCCATACCCTAACAACGCGGTCGTTTCTCCATTAATTACTATATTCCCTTGGTCCGGTGTTAGGATTCTCGTAAATAATTTACATAGTGTGCTCTTACCAGCACCGTTATGCCCGATTATCCCTACTACTTCACCTTCATTAATCGTAAAAGAAACATCATTTAGAGCATTAAATTTCTCGTTTTTCATTTCATAGGTGACACTAATTTGATTTAGCTTAATGGCTGTAGTATCTCTTACTTCAGATTCAGTTTGAGCTAATTCAAGACGCTTTGGTTTCGGTTTCGGACTCTTAACTGGGATAGATTCTAGATATCGTTCTATTACATCTTTTGGATTTCCAATTTCTCTTATAACACCTTTATCCAACCAGATAAGACGATCACAGTTTTTCTTAGCATATTTAAGACTATGTGTTACAATTAAAACCATTTTTGCTTTTGTTACTAACTGTTTTATTTTGTCTGCTGCCTTCTGACTAAACTCAGCATCTCCCGTATTCAAGGCTTCGTCCAGAATTAAAATTTCAGGTTCTAGGTAAGCCGCAACACTAAAACCAAGACGAGCTTTCATTCCACTCGAATAATACTTCATTGGTCGGTCGATAAACTCTCCAATACCAGAAAATTTACAAATCTCTCCAATATACTCATCAATTTTATTTTTCTCAATACCAAGCATCATTCCATTTAAATAGACGTTTTCTCGTCCTGATAACTCCTTGTTAAATCCCATTCCTAAGGAAAAGAGTGCTGACACCTTGCCATTGACTGTTAATTGTCCTTCATCTGGTTGTAGGATTCCTGATATCAATTTACACAGGGTCGTTTTCCCAGAACCATTTGAACCAATAATTCCAAGAACTTCACCTTTATATCCTTTAAAATTAACATTTCGTAATGGCCAAAAAGCTTCCTTTTCCTTTGAAGCACTTTCCTTTTTGTTTCGCAAGTAATTAAAGACGTGTGATTTATAGTCGTCCTTACGACCAGATAGATAAGAAACACCTAGATTATTTGCTTCTATAATAACTTCCCTTGAATCAGAGGAAATATTGATTTTTTTCTCTTTGATTGACATAATAAAAACCTCTTTTATAGTGCTTTAATAATTTTATGTTCATTACGGTTATAATAATATAGCAAACCAACAATAGATATAATTGATACAATCCCTATGATAACAATCCCCGTAAACTCAGGGACTCGCTGATACATGATGACATCCCGATAAGCATTTAATATCAAAGCAACGGGATTAACTTGAACAACCCAAGAAAATTCAGGTGGAAGCTCTCTTCCTTCCCATATTATAGGGGAAGCATAGAAAAACAACCTCAGAATATGGGTCAATATATTATCGATATCACGTACAAATACACAAATATAAGAAACAAACAAACTTATTGCTATTAAAAACACTAATTGAATAAGTATAATAAGAGGTAAAAATACGATTTGCCAGCCTGGTACGACACCAAAAATCACTAAAAATATGGCTATAACAATTAACCCAAATGAAAAATTAAAAACTTGAGTAGATGAAACAGCTAATGGAAAAATGGATTTAGGTAAATAAACCTGATTAATAATCGATGAATATTTTGTAATGGCCTTTGCAGATGTATTTACAGTCGTAATCATCCAGCGCCAAACAACTAGTCCAATGACAAGAAACACAGCATAATTCTCTCCGCCACGCCCCAATATAATAGCCACTAAAAAGTAATAAACAACTACATTTAACAGTGGGTCCAAAAGCCACCAAAAATATCCCAGATAACTATTGCGATGTTCAGCCTTCAACCCTGATTTTACAAGATAAACTAAGAGGTCCTTCCTCTTTATAAGTTCAGATAAATAATTTTTAAACAACGTTCGTTACACCGCCTAACCTATATCTCTTATATAAATAAAAAACCTTAATAAATCAACAGTACTATTATTACACAAATTCAAGTTATGTCTAGGGTAGATTACACTCTATATTTTCTTAATTTATAGAACATATAATGTATAAAATACCAAGAGCTTTGCACTAAACCTAACTTCTCAATATCGCGATACACACTCCAATTTTGTTTGGCCATTTTGATTTTATTACTTGAGATAGAGTGTTGGACAAGTCTGTATTTTGACAAAGTTTCTTGAAGACCGTAAGCATCAATACCTCTCTTACACAATGCTAACCATAAAACATAGTCTTGGCGTGTCCTAATATTGGACATTTGTATTTCACCAACTTTCTCACGGTCAAGCATAACTGTTAAGCAACCAATGACATTTGATTTTAGTAAATCTTTATATGTGACTTTTTTAGGGACTTTTTCAATAAAACCTGTTTCTTTCCCATCTTCGGTCATATTCATATACTGGGTAAAGGAAAATGCTATGTTTTGTTCCTGCATAAAAGCAAGTTGTTTCTCTAACTTTTTTGATAGCCACACATCATCACTATCTAAAAATGCGATATACTTCCCATTAGCTTGTCCAATGGCCACGTTTCTTGCAACGGCTGGCCCTTTATTCTCCTGAAATATCGTCAATTTAATTCTTGAATCCTTCTCCTGGTATCGAGCAATTAAATTAATGGTGTCATCTGTAGAACCATCATCCACAATAATCAATTCCCAATATGGATAGGTTTGGTTAATCACAGACTCAATAGTCTCTTGGATAAATCGCGCCGAATTAAATGTAGGAGTTATTATAGATACTAAATCATTATTAGCTACTTCTCCCATCCTACTACACCCCCACAATAACTCTTTGTCCTGTTACATTTACTTAGCTTGTAGTTCACAATACCATTTTATCAGTTTCGTTTCCTCAATACTCCAATTCAAGCTTGTTCTTATAGCCTTCTTACCATTCTCTCCCATTAGCTTCGCTTCATTCGGATTATTCCTTATATAATTAAGAGCATTTTTTATTTCTTGGTCATCGTTTGGATTAACCGCTATTCCACACTTGTATTTTTTAATAAAATCCTTCCACACTGGAAAATCCGAACAAATAATCGGTAATCCGGCAGTCATATATTCAAAAAACTTGGTTAATTCTTTTTTCATATAATGTTCAGTTGGTGGAAATAACGCGATACCTGCTAACCATCTAGTCTCAATATAACTGGCATCAATATCTTCTTTCCGCACATACTTACCTTTTCCATTTATAATTATCTGTTCCTGTTTTCCCTCTGCCACTTCATACATTCTATCGGCCAAATCTACTGGACACCTCCCAATAAAATATACCGATAAACTTGGATCAATCGAGGGAAGTCTAGAATGGATAAAAGCTCCCCTATCAATTGTCACATTTCCGGTATAAAGCACTTTACTTTGAATGGGCATGTCGTAGGGTTTATTATTAAGTAATTCTTGATTGAGTATGGGGTAATTTAAAATACAAATACCCTTCGAATACTTTTCTCTATAATACTTCTCTGCTAAACAAATTTCTAATTTTTTTGAAAAGAAAGCTTCTACTATTGAATATACTTTAGAAATTCCTTTACGAAACAGCTTAGGAATGTAATTCTTTTGGGCAATGCTCGTTTCGTAATCTTCATGAACATCATAGATAACAACATTGTTTTTCTTTTTAAGAAGCCAGGCAACTGGGAGCAGCTCTGGGTCATGGATATGATAATAGTCTGCTTTACTTCTTTTTGCTTTTATAAAAGCTTCAGTTGTAGAAAACAACATTCGGAGAAGTCTATTGTTATGTTTTTTTAAATGAATAATTGGTATGCTACTGGAATTGATTTCAACATCAGTAGCTGTCACAATTAAGTTGACATCGTACCCTGCTTTTTTAAGGGACTTACATTCCTTATGATAAATTCTTGGGTCAAAGGGATGATGCACAGTTGAAATGTGCACAACCTTTCCTTTCTTAGTCATTTGGCTTACCTCGATTCATTTAGCGTCTTTAAAAACAATTCCTCGTATTGTTTAACAATTTCACGAGCATCAAAATGACTTGCTCTTAATTGTCCTTTAGCAATTAACATATGTCGTTGTTCATTATTTAACGTTAATACTTCAAGGATTTTTGATGTCATGTCGTCTACATTCCCTACGTCACATAGCAGCCCATATTCACCTTCATCCAATACTTCTTTTGGACCTGATTTACAGTTGGTCGACACGACAGGAAGACCTGTAGCTAGCGCTTCTGCAATCACATGACTAAACCCTTCATGAATTGAGGACAGGACAAACAAATCAGCTTGATTAAAATAAACATAAGGGTTCTGCTGAAACCCAACAAAAAAGACACGTTCACTTAGTTGCAACCTATCAACCTGTTCCATTAATTCAGCCTTTAGGGGACCTTCACCTAATATTACTAATCGACTTTTCAGTTGTTCATTCACTTTTGCAAAGGCCTCAAGCAACGTTTGTTGATCCTTTTGTTTAACTAATCTACCAGCCGTTATGATAACTTTATCCTCTGTCTCAAATATATGTATATGTTCTTCTAAGATGCTACCGTTGTCCACCTTTTTTTGGATACTATTTATGTCAACAGGATTGTAAATCACTTTGATATCATCTGACTTCACTTTATACTTTTGAACCAGGTTTTCTTTAACTCCTTCTGACAAGGAAACGATTTGGTGAGATAGCTTGTATATAATTCCAAAGCCTAGCAATTGCATATTCACACGAAAACTTCCTCCTAAATTATCAGCTTCTCTTATAACATTTTTTGCTTTTGAAAAGGAGAGGAAATTTGCTAATATGGCTATCGTATTTACTCGTGGTATTGTACTGAAAACAATATCTATTTCTTCTTTTTTAATTATCTTAGCTAAACCAAGGACAGATCTACTTAGACGTCGCGTAGGAAGTTTAATGAACTTTACATCCTCTGCGATATCCTTTTCATATGAACCAGCAAACCCGAGTGTTACTAAGACAGGAGAGAACATACTTCGGTCCAAATTATTTAGAATATTTAACAAAGTACGAGCTGCTCCACCCGCACCCATTTGATATACAAAAAACAGAACCTTAACTTTTTCCATATCGATACACCTTTCACCACTAACGTACAGTCATTATTTCTAAGCATTTGTAACATTTTATTTATATCAAGAGAAAAGAGAGTATTCCGTTAGTCTAAGACATTTTGAATTACTCTCTTGGTAGATTATGAATTTACAATCTCCATAATTTAATATTTGAAGGACAATTATCCTTATTTAACTGACTTTTTACATCTACAATTATACCGTTCTCTTTTTTAAATAGGTTGGCGTAATAATCCCAACCCTTATCTAAATAAAACTTATGAGGCACAGCTAATACAAGAGCATCACTCGGTTTTAATTCTTCAATATGAACTAAATTTACGTCATACTCATGCTTAGCTTCTTCAGGGTCGGCATACGGATCTGTAACCTGTACATCAATACCATAATCAACCAGTTCTCTAATGACATCAATTACTTTTGAATTCCTTAAATCAGGGACATTTTCTTTAAAAGTCAACCCTAAAATTGTTACTGTCGAGCCAACCACAGCGACTCGCTCTTTAATCATTTCTTTCACTAAAACAGTCGCAATGTATTGACCCATTCCATCATTTATACGACGTCCAGCAAGAATTAGTTCAGGACGGTAACCTACGCTTTCAGACTTATGTGTTAAGTAGTATGGGTCAACACCAATACAATGTCCACCTACAAGACCAGGACTAAACGGCAAGAAATTCCACTTTGTACCAGCAGCCTCTAACACTTCTGAAGTATCGATATTCATTCTGTCAAACATAATAGCAAGTTCGTTCATTAATGCAATGTTTAAGTCTCTTTGTGTGTTCTCGATTATTTTAGCTGCTTCTGCTACTTTTATAGAGCTGGCTCTGTAAACGCCCGCTGTTACAACACTTTCATAAACTGCTGCAACAATTTCTAGAATTTCTGGCGTTTGACCTGACACTACTTTTGTAATTGATTTAAAAGTATGTTTTTTATCTCCAGGGTTTATTCTTTCAGGAGAATAACCTATAAAGAAGTCCTCTCCTGACTTTAATCCTGACTCTTTTTCTAGTATAGGTAGACATACTTCTTCAGTTGCACCAGGATATACTGTAGATTCATACACAACAATTGTTCCTTTTGTTAAGTGCTTACCAACTGACTCTGACGCCTTCTCCAACGGTGTAAAATCAGGAAGTTTATTAATATTGATTGGTGTAGGGACAGCCACAATAATGAAGTCACAATTAGAAAGAGCTGAAGCATCTGTAGTAAATGTAATATCAGCTGCTTTAAGCTCATCTTCACTTACTTCATTAGTAATATCTATGTAGTTTTTCAGAGTGTTAACTCTCTGCTCATTTATATCAAATCCAACTATTGAATGTTCTTGACCAAAAGCTACTGCAACTGGTAAACCAACATACCCTAATCCGACAACGCCAATTTTTCTATCCACTGTTTATTCCACCTTTTCTATTGAATTCACCATTTATAATGTGAATGGCTTAACAAAAAGCCACATAATAAAGACATTAACTTTATTGATTTCACAGCTATTTTATATTATACCCGAAACCTAGACAAAATAATAAGTACTTCAACAAATTATACCATATGTAGCTATACAATTTTATCTCATATATAGTTATGTGTCTACTATAGAAAAAAACTACAATTAACCATTTGTTTTTAATACTAAACTAATATATTTTATGATATATTTATAGTCATATAGACTTATTGAAACATCAATATATACACATAACAAAAAATCGAGGTGAAAAAATTGAGACTTACAATTTCCTTTTTAATATTTTTTATCGCTATATCTTTTATTGCTCCTAGTAATTTTGCTCTTTCTTCTGATGAAGAAGAAAAATATATCGTTCTATTTAAAGACAAGGTCAACAAAGATGAAATTGAAGCCTTCCGAGGTGAAATAGAGGATGAGTACGAAAATATTCCTGCGGTTTCAATTTCAATACCAGAAACAGCGATTGAAGCATTAGAGAAAAACCCCAATATCATTGCAATCGAGCCGGACCAGACTATCGAGATTCAGCAGCAAACAAAGGACTGGGGTATAGAAAGAGTATTCGCACCAAGAGCTTGGCAATCAGGGGTAACCGGAAAAGGAATTAATATAGCTGTCGTTGATACGGGAATCGCAACTCATGGTGATTTAATAATTTCTGGTGGTGTATCCTTTGTATCGAACTCATTTATTGATGATAACGGGCACGGAACACATGTTGCAGGTATAATTGCAGCCCAAAATAATAGCTTTGGAACCGTCGGAATCGCACATGAATCAAATATATATGCAGTTAAAGTACTCGACAAAAATGGTAGTGGGTATTTATCAGATTTAATTAAAGGTATTGATTGGGCGATCTCCAATAATATGGATATTATTAACCTAAGTCTTGGCGCACCGACTCATTCTTCTTCACTACAAGAAATCGTTGAAAAAGCATATAGTAAAGGTATTTTAGTAGTTGCTGCAGCTGGGAATTCTGGGAAGACTGATGGTACAGGAGACACGGTAGCTTTTCCTGCTCGATATCCTACAGTTATAGCCGTTGCAGCCACAGATGCTAGAGATGCAAGGGCTTCTTTCTCAGCAACAGGATCTACTGTTGAAGTTTCAGCTCCAGGAGTAAGGATTCTAAGTACGCACTTAAACCAAAAATTCAGTTCATTAAGTGGTACTTCAATGGCTGCCGGATACGTTACAGGGAATATAGCTTTACTAAAACAAGCCCATCCTTCCTTATCTCATACTGAAATAAGAAAAAAGTTACAACAGGACACCATTGATTTAGGTACTCCTGGTAGAGATAGTAGATTTGGATTCGGATTATTGCAAGCTCCATATATTGAAGAACATGACCAATTAAACCAAGTATCAGCTGCTCCTACAGCAAACGAACTACTTGAAGTAGTAAATAATGCTACCACTTCATCAGAAAGATTAGCAGCATATATTGAAGGAGTTCTCCTGTATCCAAATGACCAACGATTTATCTCAGGAATTAACACAAGTTCTCGCTCATTGTTAAATTGGGCCAGTCAACAACATCAAAATGGCCGTTATGATACTGCAATAGGACGATATGAGTTTATACTTTCAGCACCATACTTAGACAAGAGCATTAGTAATGAAACATCAGTAAAACTTTCTTATGCTAATCAAAATAAACGAATACCAACGGCTCAATCTCTTATTAACTTGGCAAATACCTTAAGCACTTCTTCAGAGAGGTTAACAATATTTTTTAATGGTTTTGGGTTATATCCTTCTGATTCAAGGTTTGAATTCGGTATTAATGCGAACGCTCGGTCGTTATTAAACTGGGCTACTCAACAACATCAACAAGGACAATATGTAACAGCTTCAGGGCGATATGAGTTTATTCTATCTGCACCAATTTTAAACAACACTATTAAAATGGAAACTGAAACCAAACTGAGTTACTCTAAGAAATTGAGCAAACTACCATCACCTAGGTCCATTATTGATTCATCCAATAGAATGTCGACTACTTCCGAGAAGCTAACAATATTATTTGGTGGGGCTCATTTATATCCTGGTGATGCAACTTTGATTTCAGCCATAAATTCAAATTCACAATCTTTGTTAAATTGGGCTACTCGTCAACACCAACTAGGGCGGTTTGATACAGCCACCGGACGATATGAATTTATACTTTCAGCTCCGATTCTAAACCATAACATCAAAAGGGAAACGGAAATTAAATTGCAATACGCTAAACTTGGGAAGAAAATACCTAGTGCTCATTCCCTGCTTAACAAAGCAAGTAGTGAGTCGACTTCATCTGAAAGACTATCTTTATTTATAGATGGTTACCTTCTTTACCCTGAAGATTCGAGGTTTGTAACTGGCATTAACAACAACGCTCACTCCCTTTTACAATGGGCTTCACAGCAACATCAACTTGGGCGATTCCAAACAGCAATTGGTCGTTATGAATTCATCTTATCTTCACCTGTATTACGGAATAACATACGGCAAACAACACGCCATAATTTAAGTCTTGCTCAACAAGAAAAAAGGTTACGTTAATAAAAGGAAAATCCCCTTCATCTATATGAGGGGGATTTTCTAAACCTACACTAATCTAGTTCATACATTTCTCCTGATACATTAGTATCATTGTATACAAAGAGGACCATACCGATTTTGTTATCATCTATATATTCGGAAATACTTCCACGATAATGTCGCGGATCCACATAATATGTGTGATGAAAATGCTGAGCAATCAGATGAACAACTGGATTTACGTAAGAGTCTTTTATCACAAGTAGATTTGGTTTATCCGTATTTTCGGGAAAAGTAAACTTTAATTCTGCATAATCACCTGTAAATAAGGTCGAATAGTCCATATAATCTTCTTTAATTCCGACTGCATATACTTTACTAAAATCGTCAAATTTCCCACGTTTTCCCGTCGTCCGCACATCGAATTGTGCAAAATCATAGTTAGGCACAAATATGCACGCTTCTTCTTTTGTGCCGTCAAACATTAAATACAGATTTCGATTTCTACTCCCGCTAAAAAATGTTTGTTCAGTACATTCCTTTTTAAAATCATCATTTTGATATGGTTTTTCCTTAAATGTTAATGATGTTTCACTTATCGATTCAATAATATATTGATACCCATGAAATGCTCCATCCATATTCCAATGATGGTCAGTCTTAAAATAAAAACCTTCCAGTACGTCCATGTTAAACATTTTGGTAAAGTAAGAATATAAGTCTATTACTTGGTAGCTTCCACTTAAATTTTCTAGGAAATATTCTCTACTAGCAAGGTCGTAGTTTGTAATGAAATCCGGGTATTTATGTTGAAGTACCGTATTTTTATGAGCACTAAAAGCAAAATAAAATTCTACATCTCTATATTTAGGATTTTGCGCAATCCTATTAACATTAGCTAAACCTTTATCAATTTCTCCCTCTTTAATAGCTGATCTCGGTTTATTTAACAACCACCCATCTTTTGCCACTACCACATCATTTA is a window from the Bacillus alkalicellulosilyticus genome containing:
- a CDS encoding glycosyltransferase, with amino-acid sequence MEKVKVLFFVYQMGAGGAARTLLNILNNLDRSMFSPVLVTLGFAGSYEKDIAEDVKFIKLPTRRLSRSVLGLAKIIKKEEIDIVFSTIPRVNTIAILANFLSFSKAKNVIREADNLGGSFRVNMQLLGFGIIYKLSHQIVSLSEGVKENLVQKYKVKSDDIKVIYNPVDINSIQKKVDNGSILEEHIHIFETEDKVIITAGRLVKQKDQQTLLEAFAKVNEQLKSRLVILGEGPLKAELMEQVDRLQLSERVFFVGFQQNPYVYFNQADLFVLSSIHEGFSHVIAEALATGLPVVSTNCKSGPKEVLDEGEYGLLCDVGNVDDMTSKILEVLTLNNEQRHMLIAKGQLRASHFDAREIVKQYEELFLKTLNESR
- a CDS encoding ABC transporter ATP-binding protein, encoding MSIKEKKINISSDSREVIIEANNLGVSYLSGRKDDYKSHVFNYLRNKKESASKEKEAFWPLRNVNFKGYKGEVLGIIGSNGSGKTTLCKLISGILQPDEGQLTVNGKVSALFSLGMGFNKELSGRENVYLNGMMLGIEKNKIDEYIGEICKFSGIGEFIDRPMKYYSSGMKARLGFSVAAYLEPEILILDEALNTGDAEFSQKAADKIKQLVTKAKMVLIVTHSLKYAKKNCDRLIWLDKGVIREIGNPKDVIERYLESIPVKSPKPKPKRLELAQTESEVRDTTAIKLNQISVTYEMKNEKFNALNDVSFTINEGEVVGIIGHNGAGKSTLCKLFTRILTPDQGNIVINGETTALLGYGTGFNAQLTGADNIYLNGMLLGIPKKDVNNNYANIVEFSELGDFINKPVKEYSSGMKARLGFSIAATLKPDIFIIDEALSTGDMAFKQKASEKIQEMMEQAKAVIIVSHSMGFVEKVCTRAIWMERGKVRFDGNSKEAVQLYREEVKRKKNKN
- a CDS encoding glycosyltransferase: MTKKGKVVHISTVHHPFDPRIYHKECKSLKKAGYDVNLIVTATDVEINSSSIPIIHLKKHNNRLLRMLFSTTEAFIKAKRSKADYYHIHDPELLPVAWLLKKKNNVVIYDVHEDYETSIAQKNYIPKLFRKGISKVYSIVEAFFSKKLEICLAEKYYREKYSKGICILNYPILNQELLNNKPYDMPIQSKVLYTGNVTIDRGAFIHSRLPSIDPSLSVYFIGRCPVDLADRMYEVAEGKQEQIIINGKGKYVRKEDIDASYIETRWLAGIALFPPTEHYMKKELTKFFEYMTAGLPIICSDFPVWKDFIKKYKCGIAVNPNDDQEIKNALNYIRNNPNEAKLMGENGKKAIRTSLNWSIEETKLIKWYCELQAK
- a CDS encoding DHHW family protein; protein product: MGNLGAKFFSLIFLLTISSIGIITYFYPDKASSNIENRTLEQLPEITIKTILNPEFSSTFERYYSDQIYNRDFFIKTATRMELLLNKTIVNDVVVAKDGWLLNKPRSAIKEGEIDKGLANVNRIAQNPKYRDVEFYFAFSAHKNTVLQHKYPDFITNYDLASREYFLENLSGSYQVIDLYSYFTKMFNMDVLEGFYFKTDHHWNMDGAFHGYQYIIESISETSLTFKEKPYQNDDFKKECTEQTFFSGSRNRNLYLMFDGTKEEACIFVPNYDFAQFDVRTTGKRGKFDDFSKVYAVGIKEDYMDYSTLFTGDYAELKFTFPENTDKPNLLVIKDSYVNPVVHLIAQHFHHTYYVDPRHYRGSISEYIDDNKIGMVLFVYNDTNVSGEMYELD
- a CDS encoding glycosyltransferase family 2 protein; translation: MGEVANNDLVSIITPTFNSARFIQETIESVINQTYPYWELIIVDDGSTDDTINLIARYQEKDSRIKLTIFQENKGPAVARNVAIGQANGKYIAFLDSDDVWLSKKLEKQLAFMQEQNIAFSFTQYMNMTEDGKETGFIEKVPKKVTYKDLLKSNVIGCLTVMLDREKVGEIQMSNIRTRQDYVLWLALCKRGIDAYGLQETLSKYRLVQHSISSNKIKMAKQNWSVYRDIEKLGLVQSSWYFIHYMFYKLRKYRV
- a CDS encoding ABC transporter permease, whose product is MFKNYLSELIKRKDLLVYLVKSGLKAEHRNSYLGYFWWLLDPLLNVVVYYFLVAIILGRGGENYAVFLVIGLVVWRWMITTVNTSAKAITKYSSIINQVYLPKSIFPLAVSSTQVFNFSFGLIVIAIFLVIFGVVPGWQIVFLPLIILIQLVFLIAISLFVSYICVFVRDIDNILTHILRLFFYASPIIWEGRELPPEFSWVVQVNPVALILNAYRDVIMYQRVPEFTGIVIIGIVSIISIVGLLYYYNRNEHKIIKAL
- a CDS encoding nucleotide sugar dehydrogenase, with product MDRKIGVVGLGYVGLPVAVAFGQEHSIVGFDINEQRVNTLKNYIDITNEVSEDELKAADITFTTDASALSNCDFIIVAVPTPININKLPDFTPLEKASESVGKHLTKGTIVVYESTVYPGATEEVCLPILEKESGLKSGEDFFIGYSPERINPGDKKHTFKSITKVVSGQTPEILEIVAAVYESVVTAGVYRASSIKVAEAAKIIENTQRDLNIALMNELAIMFDRMNIDTSEVLEAAGTKWNFLPFSPGLVGGHCIGVDPYYLTHKSESVGYRPELILAGRRINDGMGQYIATVLVKEMIKERVAVVGSTVTILGLTFKENVPDLRNSKVIDVIRELVDYGIDVQVTDPYADPEEAKHEYDVNLVHIEELKPSDALVLAVPHKFYLDKGWDYYANLFKKENGIIVDVKSQLNKDNCPSNIKLWRL
- a CDS encoding S8 family peptidase; translation: MRLTISFLIFFIAISFIAPSNFALSSDEEEKYIVLFKDKVNKDEIEAFRGEIEDEYENIPAVSISIPETAIEALEKNPNIIAIEPDQTIEIQQQTKDWGIERVFAPRAWQSGVTGKGINIAVVDTGIATHGDLIISGGVSFVSNSFIDDNGHGTHVAGIIAAQNNSFGTVGIAHESNIYAVKVLDKNGSGYLSDLIKGIDWAISNNMDIINLSLGAPTHSSSLQEIVEKAYSKGILVVAAAGNSGKTDGTGDTVAFPARYPTVIAVAATDARDARASFSATGSTVEVSAPGVRILSTHLNQKFSSLSGTSMAAGYVTGNIALLKQAHPSLSHTEIRKKLQQDTIDLGTPGRDSRFGFGLLQAPYIEEHDQLNQVSAAPTANELLEVVNNATTSSERLAAYIEGVLLYPNDQRFISGINTSSRSLLNWASQQHQNGRYDTAIGRYEFILSAPYLDKSISNETSVKLSYANQNKRIPTAQSLINLANTLSTSSERLTIFFNGFGLYPSDSRFEFGINANARSLLNWATQQHQQGQYVTASGRYEFILSAPILNNTIKMETETKLSYSKKLSKLPSPRSIIDSSNRMSTTSEKLTILFGGAHLYPGDATLISAINSNSQSLLNWATRQHQLGRFDTATGRYEFILSAPILNHNIKRETEIKLQYAKLGKKIPSAHSLLNKASSESTSSERLSLFIDGYLLYPEDSRFVTGINNNAHSLLQWASQQHQLGRFQTAIGRYEFILSSPVLRNNIRQTTRHNLSLAQQEKRLR